One genomic region from Phaenicophaeus curvirostris isolate KB17595 chromosome 33, BPBGC_Pcur_1.0, whole genome shotgun sequence encodes:
- the LOC138732583 gene encoding olfactory receptor 14A16-like encodes MSNGSSITQFLLLAFADTRELQLLHFWLFLGIYLAALLGNGLIIITIACDHHLHTPMYFFLLNLSVLDLGSISTTVPKAMANSLWETRAISYSECAVQVFLFLYLMSAEYSLLTIMSYDRYVAICKPLHYGTLLGSRACVHMAAAAWGTGFLFALVHTANTFSLPLCWGNAVDQFFCEVPAILRLSCSETYFREAGLVVGSSCLVIACFVFIVVSYVQIFRAVLRIPSEQGRHKAFSMCLPHLVVISLFVSTDTVAYLKPPSISSPFLSIVVSVLYSVVPPAMNPLIYSWRNKEIKDALKRLMVPI; translated from the coding sequence ATGTCCAAtggcagctccatcacccagttcctcctcctggcattcgcagacacacgggagctgcagctcctgcacttctggctcttcctgggcatctacctggctgccctcctgggcaacggcctcatcatcatcaccatcgcctgtgaccaccacctccacacccccatgtacttctttcTCCTCAACCTGTCTGTTCTTGACCTGGGATCCATCTCAACCACTGTCCCTAAAGCCATGGCCAATTCCCTTTGGGAGACCAGAGCTATTTCCTACTCAGAGTGTGCGGTCcaggtatttctttttctctatctGATGTCAGCAGAGTATTCTCTTCTCACTATCATGTCCTATGACCGttacgttgccatctgcaaacccctgcactacgggaccctcctgggcagcagagcttgtgtccacatggcagcagctgcctggggcactGGCTTTCTCTTTGCACTGGTGCAtacggccaatacattttcccttcccctctgctggggcaatgctgtggaccagttcttctgtgaagtCCCCGCAATCCTCAGGCTCTCCTGCTCAGAAACCTACTTCAGAGAAGCTGGGCTGGTTGTGGGCAGTTCCTGTTTGGTgattgcttgttttgttttcattgtggtgtcctatgtgcagatcttcagggccgtGCTTAGGATCCCCTCTGAGCAGGGGCgccacaaagccttctccatgTGTCTCCCTCACCTAGTTGTTATCTCCCTGTTTGTCAGCACTGACACTGTTGCCTACCTGAAACCCCCATCCATCTCTTCCCCATTTCTAAGTATTGTGGTGTCAGTTCTGTATTCTGTGGTGCCTCCAGCCATGAACCCCCTTATCTACAGCTGGAGGAACAAGGAGATCAAGGATGCCCTGAAGAGACTGATGGTACCAATCTAA